The DNA sequence AGAATTCATGAAGTTTTAAATAATTTAAGGCAAGAGTATGGAACAGCTTCAAACATTAAATCTAGAACAACAAGAAAGAATGTTTTAGAAGCTTTAGAAAAAGTTACTCAACGTCTTAAATTATTTAAGATGCCTCCTCCAAATGGTCTTGTTATTTTTTGTGGTGCTATTCCTCAAAATGGAGCTGGAACAGAACAAATGGAGCTTTATGTAATAGAGCCTCCAGAACCAATAAATATTTACCTATATAGATGTGATGATCATTTTCATTTAGATCCTTTATTTGAAGTTTTAAAAGAGAAAGAAACATATGGAATAATTGTGATTGATGCAAGTGAAGCTACTGTAGCTATTCTAAAAGGTAAAAGATTGGAGATTTTAAATGAATATACATCGGGTGTTGGAGGGAAACATCGAACTGGAGGACAATCAGCTAGAAGATTTGAAAGAATTAGAGAAATGGAAATAAATAATTACTTTAGGAGAGTAGGCGCGCATATAAACGAGATTTTCGGAGGAATTGAAGATTTAAAAGGTATTATAATAGGTGGTCCAGGACCAACAAAACATGATTTTATTGAAGGAGATTATCTGAATTATATGTTGAAGAATAAAATTTTGGGAGTAGTAGATACTTCCTATGTTGGAGAAAGCGGTGTAGAAGAAGTTGTAAATAAAAGCGCTGATATTTTGAAAACTGTAAGATATAGCCAGGAAAAAAAGCTTGTTCAAAAATTCCTTTACGAAGTAGGTCATGATACAGGGCTTGGAGTTTATGGAGAAGAGGAAATTAAAAAACATTTACAGAACAATTCTGTTGAAACTCTTCTTTTATCTGAAAAACTTGAGAAGAAAAGAATTACAGTTAAATGTAAAAATTGCGGTTATGAAGAAAAACAATCAATTGAAG is a window from the Candidatus Bathyarchaeota archaeon genome containing:
- the prf1 gene encoding peptide chain release factor aRF-1, whose amino-acid sequence is MSTSTSKFKLKRLLEELALKKGRGTELISLYIPPDRRIHEVLNNLRQEYGTASNIKSRTTRKNVLEALEKVTQRLKLFKMPPPNGLVIFCGAIPQNGAGTEQMELYVIEPPEPINIYLYRCDDHFHLDPLFEVLKEKETYGIIVIDASEATVAILKGKRLEILNEYTSGVGGKHRTGGQSARRFERIREMEINNYFRRVGAHINEIFGGIEDLKGIIIGGPGPTKHDFIEGDYLNYMLKNKILGVVDTSYVGESGVEEVVNKSADILKTVRYSQEKKLVQKFLYEVGHDTGLGVYGEEEIKKHLQNNSVETLLLSEKLEKKRITVKCKNCGYEEKQSIEAYELPRIEQNLINTKCPKCFNSTLAITEVINVIDELIDLGEKAGVNIEIISIETEEGVMLKESFGGAAAILKYKPIN